Proteins co-encoded in one Paraburkholderia edwinii genomic window:
- a CDS encoding M20 family metallopeptidase, translating to MTDTSGSGNNQKRAYDVHRTARADGAPDAGDTRDTGDARGTLAALDARTASIVDLLAALVRIPSRGGIDPTTPILECIEQWFARHAPGLPRTRIVSASGEPLALYAEVCGSAATTAKASENASTNPSTKTTAHAPSNSSDKASGPAPRITSGNPPYYVLNATLDTAGFGDEAVWTQPPLGAHIVDGWLIGRGAADSKSGAALFAHLLVALSQRTTEFAGRIGLLLDLDEHTGRFGGARAFFDSFVDNQGNTTAKLDSVANQTGHARASRPDGVLIGYPGHDRIMVGARGFLRAKLVVHGIAAHSGSGSSRGLNAAVRGGALANALHDMPLPRIDYGTFDRQAQLTVTGIKAGDDGFTAVPDRCELKVDIRLTPRFDAEHARGLIADAIRAHDIAYTSSPANNLLTDIEWIDGWPAYRVSDTHPMLNTLCKAARHIFGAVPPCEVAGPSNIGNYLASLSIPALCGFGPRGEQLHASDERVELASIAPVYQIYEHALLELLRQ from the coding sequence ATGACAGACACATCCGGGAGCGGCAACAACCAGAAGCGTGCGTACGATGTGCATCGGACCGCACGCGCGGATGGCGCTCCGGATGCAGGCGACACACGAGATACAGGCGATGCACGCGGCACACTCGCCGCACTTGACGCACGCACGGCATCGATCGTCGATCTGCTCGCGGCGCTCGTGCGCATTCCGAGCCGCGGCGGCATCGATCCCACGACGCCGATCCTCGAATGCATCGAGCAATGGTTCGCGCGACACGCGCCGGGCTTGCCGCGTACACGCATCGTGTCCGCGAGCGGCGAGCCGCTCGCGCTGTATGCGGAAGTGTGTGGAAGCGCTGCCACCACGGCGAAGGCTTCGGAAAACGCTTCGACCAACCCTTCGACCAAAACCACGGCGCATGCACCATCCAATTCATCGGACAAAGCATCCGGTCCCGCGCCCCGCATCACGTCCGGTAACCCGCCCTACTATGTGCTCAACGCGACGCTCGACACGGCAGGCTTCGGCGACGAAGCGGTCTGGACTCAACCGCCGCTCGGCGCGCATATCGTCGATGGCTGGCTGATTGGCCGCGGCGCCGCCGATAGCAAATCAGGCGCCGCGCTGTTTGCGCATCTGCTGGTAGCGCTTTCACAACGGACCACGGAATTCGCCGGACGCATCGGCCTGCTGCTCGACCTCGACGAACACACGGGCCGTTTCGGCGGCGCGCGTGCGTTCTTTGACAGCTTCGTCGACAACCAGGGCAACACGACCGCGAAGCTTGACAGCGTTGCCAATCAAACCGGGCACGCCCGCGCCTCACGCCCCGACGGCGTGCTGATCGGCTATCCGGGACACGACCGCATCATGGTCGGTGCGCGCGGCTTTCTGCGCGCGAAGCTTGTTGTGCACGGCATCGCCGCGCATTCGGGCAGCGGCAGCTCGCGCGGGCTCAACGCGGCGGTACGCGGTGGCGCACTCGCCAACGCGCTGCACGATATGCCGCTGCCCCGCATCGACTACGGGACTTTTGACCGCCAGGCACAATTGACCGTGACCGGCATCAAGGCAGGCGACGACGGCTTCACTGCAGTACCCGATCGTTGCGAACTCAAGGTCGATATCCGGCTCACGCCGCGCTTCGATGCTGAGCACGCGCGCGGTCTGATTGCCGATGCGATTCGCGCACACGACATCGCCTACACCTCCAGTCCTGCAAATAATCTATTGACGGACATCGAATGGATCGACGGCTGGCCCGCTTATCGGGTGTCCGATACGCATCCTATGTTGAACACATTGTGCAAAGCGGCACGGCACATATTCGGTGCAGTGCCGCCATGTGAAGTCGCAGGCCCTTCGAATATCGGCAACTATCTCGCGTCGCTGTCGATCCCCGCGCTATGCGGTTTCGGTCCGCGCGGCGAACAGCTGCACGCCAGCGACGAGCGCGTCGAACTGGCGAGCATCGCGCCCGTCTATCAAATCTACGAACACGCGTTGCTCGAGTTATTGCGTCAATAG
- a CDS encoding response regulator: MTGSAAVGKTVGIVLVEDDDGHATLVERNLRRAGISNGFVRFADGQQALDYFFGDRPLGENAGKYPPRDDLTNYVVLLDLKMPRVDGFEVLRRLKESPTTAAMPVIVLTTTDDPREIERCYELGCNVYITKPVEYDAFIEAVRRLGFFLQVVKLPPGQRMIVA, from the coding sequence ATGACAGGGTCGGCAGCAGTGGGCAAGACGGTGGGCATCGTGCTCGTCGAGGATGACGATGGGCACGCGACGCTCGTCGAGCGCAACCTGCGCCGCGCCGGCATATCGAATGGTTTCGTAAGATTTGCGGATGGTCAGCAGGCGCTCGACTATTTCTTCGGCGACCGGCCGCTCGGCGAGAACGCCGGCAAGTATCCGCCGCGCGACGATCTGACGAACTACGTCGTGCTGCTCGACCTCAAGATGCCGCGCGTCGACGGCTTCGAGGTGCTGCGGCGGCTGAAGGAGTCGCCCACGACGGCGGCGATGCCCGTCATCGTGCTGACGACCACCGACGATCCGCGCGAAATCGAACGGTGCTATGAACTAGGCTGCAACGTGTACATCACGAAGCCCGTCGAGTACGACGCGTTTATCGAAGCGGTGCGCCGGCTCGGGTTCTTTTTGCAAGTGGTTAAACTGCCGCCCGGGCAACGGATGATCGTCGCGTGA
- a CDS encoding AsmA family protein, with protein sequence MNVSQKTHPSLARRIGKIVAWCIAVLAILIAVLVVFILTFDWNRARPWVNEKVSEAIGRQFAIEGDLKVGWRHPVGETGWRAWVPWPRFSAANITIANPDWTRQPHFATLDEIDFQVKVLPLLAHDIVIPAIHLVNPSIDVERVIDGRNNWTFKFKQSASPSEWKLDLHDIEFDKGHIAVSDEQKKVDMQVVVDTLGKPIPIGEALQQQQDKSRAESAQQVGRAGANQLAKQAKTAEASAASTASGTSTVVEPAHDASGAVASGASTVVAAPARGVSAESAGGAGTAGSSAIVESGASGATAPAVAGTRRQVIAPYAIGWTVKGAYNRQPVSGEGKVGGVLALQDPDRPFPIQADVRAGDLHVALVGTITDPMHLAALDLRLWLRGTSLDRLYGFTGITLPGTPPYATEGHLIGQFKDSGNVFTYENFTGRVGGSDLNGTVTYVGRQPRPLLQGELVSNELRFADLAPIIGADSNASKAKRGDAARQPSNKVLPVEPFKTDRWKAIDANVKFTGRRIIKDPSLPITDLYTHVIMKDGVLTLEPLKFGVAGGSLASNINLDGSGTPLKGRFSTSARHVKLKQLFPKAGTMQSALGEINGDAALSATGNSPAALAATSNGEVKLLVTDGTVSRLLMEAAGLNVANVIYEKLFGKNDVKINCAAADFVVTDGVLDSRVFALDTTDAVINIDGNINLRDETLDLGVHPHTKGFRVFSLRSPLYAKGTFKDPHVGVNAAALALRGGAAVGLGLINPFAALIPLIAPSNNKPLPCDELLAKVGTKPVAPPPGQKQPPKAPLLTPDNTPATDAQSTHGKPPAHAPAGAPAHAPAKQAPKTSTPDKAAEYKGS encoded by the coding sequence ATGAATGTCTCGCAGAAGACCCACCCGTCGCTCGCACGACGCATCGGAAAAATCGTCGCATGGTGTATCGCTGTCCTTGCGATACTGATCGCGGTGCTGGTCGTCTTCATCCTTACGTTCGACTGGAATCGCGCCCGCCCGTGGGTCAATGAAAAGGTTAGCGAAGCAATCGGGCGGCAGTTTGCGATCGAGGGCGACCTGAAGGTCGGATGGCGGCATCCGGTCGGCGAGACGGGCTGGCGCGCATGGGTGCCGTGGCCGCGATTTTCCGCCGCCAACATTACGATCGCGAATCCGGACTGGACCAGGCAGCCGCACTTCGCGACGCTCGATGAAATCGACTTCCAGGTGAAGGTGCTGCCGCTGCTCGCGCATGACATCGTGATTCCGGCGATCCATCTCGTGAACCCGTCGATCGATGTCGAGCGGGTTATCGACGGGCGCAATAACTGGACGTTCAAGTTCAAGCAGTCGGCGAGTCCGTCGGAATGGAAGCTCGATCTGCACGACATCGAGTTCGACAAAGGGCATATCGCGGTAAGCGACGAGCAGAAGAAAGTCGATATGCAAGTGGTCGTCGATACGTTAGGCAAGCCGATTCCGATCGGCGAGGCGCTGCAGCAGCAACAGGACAAGTCGCGTGCCGAGTCGGCGCAACAGGTCGGGCGTGCCGGCGCGAACCAGCTCGCGAAGCAGGCGAAAACGGCTGAGGCGTCGGCTGCTTCCACGGCGTCGGGCACGTCGACCGTGGTCGAGCCCGCGCATGATGCGTCGGGCGCCGTTGCGTCGGGGGCGTCGACGGTTGTCGCCGCGCCGGCAAGAGGGGTGAGCGCTGAAAGTGCCGGCGGCGCCGGCACGGCGGGAAGCAGCGCTATTGTTGAAAGTGGCGCGAGCGGCGCAACCGCGCCTGCCGTTGCGGGAACGCGACGCCAGGTGATTGCGCCATACGCGATCGGCTGGACCGTCAAAGGCGCGTATAACCGGCAGCCGGTATCGGGCGAGGGCAAGGTCGGCGGCGTGCTGGCGCTGCAGGATCCCGATCGCCCGTTCCCGATCCAGGCCGATGTGCGCGCGGGCGACCTGCACGTCGCGCTGGTCGGCACGATCACCGATCCGATGCATCTGGCCGCGCTCGATTTACGCCTGTGGCTGCGCGGCACGAGCCTTGACCGTCTGTACGGCTTCACCGGCATCACCTTGCCCGGCACGCCGCCGTATGCGACCGAAGGCCATCTGATCGGCCAATTCAAGGACAGCGGAAACGTATTCACGTATGAAAATTTTACAGGCCGGGTCGGCGGCAGCGACCTGAACGGCACGGTGACGTACGTGGGCCGCCAGCCGCGGCCGCTGCTGCAGGGCGAGCTGGTGTCGAACGAGCTGCGCTTCGCCGATCTCGCGCCGATCATCGGCGCGGACAGCAACGCAAGCAAGGCCAAACGCGGCGATGCGGCGAGGCAGCCGTCGAATAAGGTGCTGCCGGTCGAGCCGTTCAAGACCGACCGCTGGAAGGCGATCGATGCGAACGTCAAGTTCACGGGCCGGCGCATCATCAAGGATCCGAGCCTGCCGATCACGGACCTCTACACGCATGTGATCATGAAGGATGGCGTGCTGACGCTCGAGCCGCTGAAGTTCGGCGTCGCGGGCGGGTCGCTCGCGTCGAATATCAATCTCGACGGCAGCGGCACACCACTCAAAGGGCGTTTCTCGACCTCGGCGCGTCACGTCAAGCTCAAGCAGCTGTTCCCGAAAGCCGGGACGATGCAAAGCGCGCTGGGCGAGATCAATGGCGACGCGGCCTTGTCGGCAACCGGCAATTCGCCGGCGGCGCTTGCGGCGACGTCGAACGGTGAGGTGAAACTGCTGGTGACGGACGGCACGGTGAGCCGCCTGCTGATGGAAGCGGCGGGGCTCAACGTCGCGAATGTGATATACGAAAAACTCTTCGGCAAAAACGATGTGAAGATCAACTGCGCGGCGGCGGACTTCGTCGTGACCGACGGCGTGCTCGATTCGCGCGTCTTCGCACTCGATACGACCGACGCGGTGATCAACATCGACGGCAATATCAACCTGCGTGACGAGACTCTCGATCTCGGCGTGCATCCTCATACGAAGGGTTTCCGTGTCTTTTCGCTGCGCTCGCCGCTCTACGCGAAGGGCACGTTCAAGGACCCGCATGTCGGCGTAAATGCGGCTGCGCTCGCGTTGCGCGGCGGCGCCGCAGTCGGGCTCGGTCTTATCAATCCGTTCGCTGCCCTGATACCGCTGATCGCGCCGAGCAACAACAAGCCGTTGCCTTGCGACGAACTGCTGGCGAAGGTCGGCACGAAACCGGTCGCGCCGCCGCCGGGCCAGAAGCAGCCACCGAAGGCGCCGTTGCTGACGCCGGACAATACGCCGGCAACGGATGCGCAATCGACGCATGGGAAGCCGCCGGCGCATGCACCTGCGGGTGCACCCGCTCATGCGCCTGCAAAACAGGCGCCGAAAACCTCGACGCCCGACAAAGCCGCTGAATACAAGGGAAGCTGA
- a CDS encoding hybrid sensor histidine kinase/response regulator, with protein sequence MTQEGSTLPAAHVLVVDDDEGILRLARKSLERAGCKVALCAGVGAARARIAESEPDLLVLDYQLTGAETGLDFFRRLRSEGVRVPAILVTGFTDESRVIEALRSGVSDVVPKAGDYLDYLPEAVERVLSQVRLQRASAEALMLRDREQHYRTLSEALPHLVLTCSASGACDFVSKQWVDYTGLESAASLGLAWLDAVHPDDREEVRRTWLRTVRSGTSEYRHELRIRRHDGVYRWFDTRIVAMRDADGTVSKWFGSCTDIHSQREAIEERERLLESEQTARQAAEEANRAKDRFLAMLSHELRTPLTPVLAGARMVEMIPGLPEAARSGIAMIRRNVELEARLIDDLLDLTRVANGKLRLSHETVDVHEVIDSVLELFRSEIQVKQQDVHVDKAAQHHYVLGDRARLQQMLWNLIRNAAKFTPDGGHIYVRTRDERMHVQISVEDTGVGIEPEQIGKLFNAFEQGSQNMSRQFGGLGLGLAITKALTDAHGGTVTAYSPGAHCGATFTITLPTAEAPTEKPVVADASTRHPAGALAILMVEDHEDTAEVMAQLIRTLGHEVTVVGRVSDALAATQTASFDLIVSDVGLPDGTGIDFIRAFRERSDVPAVALTGFGTDEDIRRCIDAGFNAHLTKPVNFMQLEKAIESAANAKAEKAAGRS encoded by the coding sequence ATGACACAAGAAGGATCCACGCTACCTGCGGCTCATGTGCTCGTCGTCGACGACGACGAGGGCATCCTGCGTCTCGCGCGCAAGTCGCTCGAACGCGCGGGCTGCAAGGTCGCGCTGTGCGCGGGCGTCGGTGCGGCGCGCGCGCGCATTGCCGAGAGCGAACCGGACCTGCTCGTGCTCGACTATCAGCTGACCGGTGCGGAGACGGGGCTCGACTTTTTCCGGCGGTTGCGCAGCGAAGGCGTGCGCGTGCCCGCCATTCTCGTGACCGGCTTCACCGACGAATCGCGCGTGATCGAGGCATTGCGCTCGGGCGTATCCGACGTCGTGCCGAAGGCCGGCGACTATCTCGACTATCTGCCCGAAGCGGTCGAACGCGTGCTGTCGCAGGTGCGGCTGCAACGCGCGTCGGCCGAAGCGCTGATGCTGCGCGACCGCGAGCAGCATTACCGAACGCTTTCGGAAGCGCTGCCGCACCTCGTGCTCACGTGCAGCGCGAGCGGCGCGTGCGACTTCGTGTCGAAACAGTGGGTCGACTATACGGGGCTCGAAAGCGCCGCGTCGCTAGGCCTGGCGTGGCTCGACGCCGTGCACCCCGACGATCGCGAGGAAGTGCGCCGCACATGGTTGAGGACCGTGCGGAGCGGCACGTCCGAGTATCGGCACGAATTGCGCATTCGCCGCCACGATGGCGTGTATCGCTGGTTCGACACGCGTATCGTCGCGATGCGCGATGCCGACGGCACGGTCAGCAAATGGTTCGGTAGTTGCACGGACATCCATTCGCAGCGCGAGGCGATCGAGGAGCGCGAACGGCTGCTCGAATCGGAGCAGACCGCGCGCCAGGCAGCTGAAGAAGCAAACCGCGCGAAAGATCGCTTTCTCGCGATGCTGTCGCATGAGCTGCGCACGCCGCTGACACCGGTGCTGGCCGGCGCACGCATGGTCGAGATGATCCCGGGGCTGCCCGAAGCGGCGCGCTCGGGCATCGCGATGATTCGCCGCAATGTCGAACTCGAAGCGCGGCTGATCGACGATCTGCTCGACCTGACGCGCGTGGCGAACGGCAAGCTGCGTCTATCGCACGAAACGGTCGATGTGCACGAGGTGATCGATAGCGTGCTCGAACTCTTTCGCAGTGAGATTCAAGTCAAGCAGCAGGACGTGCATGTCGACAAGGCGGCTCAACACCACTATGTGCTCGGCGATCGCGCGCGGCTGCAGCAGATGCTATGGAATCTGATCCGCAACGCGGCGAAGTTCACGCCGGATGGCGGGCATATTTATGTGCGCACGCGCGACGAGCGCATGCATGTGCAGATCTCGGTTGAAGATACGGGCGTCGGTATCGAGCCTGAGCAGATCGGCAAGCTCTTCAATGCGTTCGAGCAGGGCAGCCAGAATATGTCGCGGCAATTCGGCGGACTCGGGCTCGGGCTTGCAATCACGAAGGCGCTAACCGATGCGCATGGGGGCACGGTCACCGCCTATAGCCCCGGCGCGCATTGCGGCGCGACCTTCACGATCACTTTGCCGACTGCCGAAGCGCCGACCGAAAAGCCGGTCGTTGCGGACGCATCGACGCGTCATCCGGCCGGCGCGCTCGCGATTCTGATGGTCGAAGACCATGAAGATACCGCCGAGGTGATGGCGCAACTGATTCGTACGCTCGGGCACGAAGTGACGGTGGTGGGGCGGGTGTCGGATGCGCTTGCGGCGACACAGACCGCATCGTTCGATCTGATCGTGAGCGATGTCGGCCTGCCCGATGGCACGGGCATCGACTTTATCCGCGCGTTTCGCGAGCGCTCCGACGTGCCGGCCGTCGCGCTGACGGGCTTCGGCACCGACGAGGATATCCGGCGCTGTATCGATGCGGGATTCAACGCGCATCTGACGAAACCCGTCAACTTCATGCAGCTCGAAAAAGCGATTGAAAGTGCGGCGAACGCGAAAGCGGAGAAGGCCGCAGGCCGATCTTAA
- a CDS encoding threonine/serine dehydratase — protein MSTAIQQHTDHTIDGEPIPTLDAIASQHFALTPWVVRTPVFDRMDFPTLEGTLVNFKFELLQAGGSFKARGAFTNLLGLDEPQRSAGVTCVSGGNHAIAVAYAAMRLGISAKVVVFRSANPARIALCRQFRAEVVIAENAVEAFEIVRRIEAEEGRYFVHPFNGYRTVLGSATLGYEWATQTPDLDAVIVPVGGGGLAAGVSTALRLANPRVHVFGVEPEGADVMSRSFAANHTVKMGHMHSIADSLMSPHTEQYSYELCRRHIDRLVTVSDDQLRAAMLTLFSQLKLAVEPACAAATAALLGPLRETLQGKRVGVLLCGTNTDTLTFATHIERARSAQV, from the coding sequence ATGTCCACCGCCATCCAGCAGCACACCGACCACACGATCGACGGCGAGCCGATTCCGACGCTCGATGCGATCGCTTCGCAGCATTTTGCGTTGACGCCGTGGGTCGTGCGAACACCGGTGTTCGATCGGATGGACTTCCCAACGCTCGAGGGCACGCTCGTCAACTTCAAGTTCGAGCTGCTGCAAGCCGGCGGCAGCTTCAAGGCACGCGGCGCGTTTACGAATCTGCTTGGGCTCGACGAACCGCAGCGCAGCGCGGGCGTGACATGCGTATCGGGCGGCAATCACGCGATCGCGGTCGCGTATGCAGCGATGCGGCTGGGCATCAGCGCGAAGGTCGTCGTGTTCCGTTCGGCGAACCCGGCGCGCATTGCGCTTTGCCGGCAGTTTCGCGCGGAAGTCGTGATCGCGGAAAACGCCGTCGAGGCCTTCGAGATCGTGCGCCGCATTGAAGCGGAAGAAGGCCGCTATTTCGTGCACCCGTTCAACGGCTATCGCACCGTGCTCGGCAGCGCGACGCTCGGTTACGAATGGGCCACGCAAACGCCCGATCTCGATGCGGTGATCGTGCCGGTGGGCGGCGGCGGCCTCGCGGCCGGCGTATCGACTGCGCTGCGTCTGGCGAATCCGCGCGTCCATGTGTTCGGTGTCGAACCTGAAGGCGCCGACGTCATGAGCCGCAGCTTCGCGGCGAATCACACGGTGAAGATGGGCCATATGCATTCGATCGCCGATTCGCTGATGTCGCCGCATACCGAGCAATACAGCTACGAACTGTGCCGCCGGCATATCGACCGCCTCGTGACCGTTAGTGACGATCAATTGCGCGCGGCGATGCTCACGTTGTTCTCGCAACTGAAACTCGCGGTCGAGCCTGCTTGCGCGGCGGCGACCGCGGCCCTGCTCGGCCCCTTACGCGAAACGCTGCAGGGCAAACGCGTCGGCGTGCTGCTATGCGGAACCAATACCGATACGCTCACGTTCGCGACGCATATCGAGCGCGCGCGTTCGGCGCAGGTGTAG
- the mscL gene encoding large conductance mechanosensitive channel protein MscL, whose amino-acid sequence MSMIKEFKEFALKGNVMDLAVGVIIGGAFSTIVNSVVKDLIMPIVGTATGGLDFSNLFILLGHIPDSFKGNPGSYKDLQTAGVAVFGYGAFITAVINFAILAFIIFLMVKFINNLRKPTEAEAAAPAAPPEDTLLLREIRDSLKSSPR is encoded by the coding sequence ATGAGCATGATCAAGGAATTCAAGGAATTCGCCCTCAAGGGCAACGTCATGGATCTGGCAGTCGGTGTGATTATCGGCGGCGCGTTTTCCACCATCGTCAATTCAGTGGTGAAAGACCTGATCATGCCGATCGTCGGCACGGCAACCGGCGGCCTCGATTTCTCGAATCTGTTTATTCTGCTCGGGCATATTCCCGACAGCTTCAAAGGCAACCCCGGTTCGTATAAAGACCTGCAGACCGCGGGCGTTGCGGTGTTCGGCTACGGCGCATTCATCACAGCCGTGATCAACTTCGCGATTCTCGCGTTCATCATCTTTCTGATGGTCAAGTTCATCAACAACCTGCGCAAGCCGACTGAAGCCGAAGCGGCAGCGCCGGCCGCACCGCCCGAAGATACGTTGCTGTTGCGCGAGATCCGCGATTCGCTGAAGAGTTCGCCGCGTTAA
- the argE gene encoding acetylornithine deacetylase encodes MSQVAESAAQPSRMSSRSASAVSNVSANASSNALPDVSSQGHSSTAPVSLPWIERLVAFDTVSRNPNLGLIETVRDALRKHGIDATLTHGEGGTWANLFATIPAHDGETNGGVVLSGHTDVVPVDGQHWDSDPFKPEVRDGKLYGRGTCDMKGFIGAALTLVPEMQNTKLARPIHLALSFGEEVGCIGAPLMIEDLIKRGIKPDGCIVGEPTSMRPIIAHKGINVYRCCVRGQAAHSSLTPKGVNAIEYAARLICYIRDMADQFREQGPFDELYDVPFSTAQTSTIEGGNAVNTVPAECRFAFEFRNLPTLDPEPIFARIEQYARETLLPKMKREHEAAAIEFTKVAAAPGLDAAEQTAITQLVRALTANQDKRKVAYGTEAGLFSRAGIPSIVCGPGDIQQAHKANEFVALEQLVQCERFLGKFIHSMSLDAHTN; translated from the coding sequence ATGTCCCAGGTCGCTGAATCAGCAGCTCAGCCCTCAAGAATGTCTTCTCGATCCGCATCCGCTGTGTCAAACGTTTCCGCCAACGCTTCTTCCAACGCACTTCCCGACGTCTCTTCACAGGGCCATTCAAGCACTGCTCCGGTTTCGCTGCCGTGGATCGAGCGACTCGTGGCATTCGACACGGTGAGCCGCAATCCCAATCTCGGCCTGATCGAAACCGTGCGCGACGCCTTGCGCAAGCACGGCATCGACGCCACGCTGACGCACGGCGAAGGCGGCACATGGGCCAATCTCTTTGCGACGATTCCGGCGCACGACGGCGAAACGAACGGCGGCGTCGTGCTGTCCGGACATACCGATGTCGTGCCGGTCGACGGCCAGCACTGGGACTCCGATCCCTTCAAGCCCGAAGTACGCGACGGCAAACTGTACGGCCGCGGCACCTGCGATATGAAGGGGTTTATCGGCGCGGCGCTGACGCTCGTGCCTGAAATGCAAAATACAAAACTCGCGCGGCCAATTCATCTCGCGCTATCGTTTGGCGAGGAAGTCGGTTGCATCGGCGCGCCGTTGATGATCGAAGATCTGATCAAACGCGGCATCAAGCCTGACGGCTGCATTGTCGGAGAACCGACGAGCATGCGGCCGATCATCGCGCACAAGGGCATCAACGTGTATCGATGCTGCGTGCGTGGCCAGGCCGCGCATTCGTCGCTTACGCCTAAAGGCGTCAACGCGATCGAATATGCGGCGCGCCTCATCTGCTATATCCGCGATATGGCCGATCAGTTCCGCGAGCAAGGTCCGTTCGACGAACTCTACGACGTGCCGTTTTCGACTGCGCAAACCAGCACGATCGAAGGCGGAAACGCCGTCAACACAGTGCCGGCCGAATGCCGTTTCGCGTTCGAGTTCCGCAATCTGCCGACGCTCGACCCCGAGCCGATCTTTGCGCGCATCGAGCAGTACGCGCGCGAAACGCTGCTGCCGAAAATGAAGCGCGAGCATGAGGCGGCCGCGATCGAATTCACGAAGGTGGCCGCAGCGCCGGGGCTCGACGCGGCGGAGCAAACCGCGATCACGCAACTCGTGCGCGCGCTCACCGCGAATCAGGACAAGCGCAAGGTCGCCTATGGCACCGAGGCCGGACTCTTTTCGCGCGCCGGCATTCCGAGCATCGTCTGCGGGCCCGGCGATATCCAGCAGGCACACAAGGCAAACGAATTCGTCGCACTCGAACAGCTTGTGCAGTGCGAGCGCTTCCTCGGCAAGTTCATCCACAGCATGTCGCTCGACGCACACACCAACTGA
- a CDS encoding sensor histidine kinase encodes MKLFTKGLLLIALPSVVELALLGVVFDTQEQTALAVQSAANSKQILYQASALEDPLLRQAARVRTGLIVGDPAFIERHAAWVDLSDRLMHLDQLVADTPQQAARVRTMRDAIDRYHAQAIDAADVLREGRSTKAYVSLEANAVPAQIGIVRNELDAFVAEASRLDAQRSASVMQTRARQQYALIAAVVGSMLIWAVTALVFARNIGRRLEVLTDNAERLGNGQPLSAPLAGNDEIAALDRALHQTSARLRVAEQEQVTLQKRLEARAAELAGVNEALRQETQDNEMFIYSVSHDLRSPLVNLQGFSKELQVSCDDVRATIDAAKLPDVEERRLARVLDGDMRESLQFLRSSVTRAAAIIDALLRISRAGRLEYQWQRVSVGRVVARAVDALETQIHQRFATVTVRDLPTAWGDPGAIEQVFSNLLSNALNFLDPGRPGRIEVGALPAEPEDEADPQAPTTRTFYVRDNGLGIPAAYMPKMFRAFQRLHGDISKGDGIGLALVRRTVERHGGRVWVESAEGAGSTFFVVLPDQPVRTG; translated from the coding sequence ATGAAACTATTCACAAAGGGTTTGCTGCTGATCGCATTGCCGAGCGTCGTCGAGCTCGCGCTGCTCGGGGTGGTGTTCGATACGCAGGAGCAAACCGCGCTTGCGGTGCAGTCGGCCGCAAATAGCAAGCAGATTCTCTATCAGGCGTCCGCGCTCGAAGACCCGCTATTGCGCCAGGCGGCGCGCGTGCGCACAGGGCTAATCGTCGGCGACCCGGCGTTTATCGAGCGTCATGCGGCGTGGGTCGACCTGTCGGACCGGCTCATGCATCTCGATCAGCTGGTGGCCGATACGCCGCAGCAGGCCGCGCGCGTGCGCACGATGCGCGATGCAATCGACCGTTATCACGCGCAGGCCATCGATGCCGCGGACGTGCTGCGCGAAGGCCGCAGCACGAAGGCCTATGTTTCGCTCGAGGCGAACGCGGTGCCGGCGCAGATCGGCATCGTTCGTAATGAACTCGACGCTTTTGTCGCGGAAGCATCGCGTCTTGACGCACAGCGCAGCGCATCGGTAATGCAAACGCGTGCGCGCCAGCAATATGCGCTGATCGCCGCGGTGGTCGGCTCCATGTTGATCTGGGCGGTCACCGCGCTCGTGTTCGCGCGCAATATCGGCCGCCGCCTCGAAGTGCTGACCGATAACGCCGAGCGTCTCGGCAACGGTCAGCCGTTGAGCGCGCCGCTTGCCGGCAACGACGAAATCGCGGCCCTCGACCGCGCGCTGCACCAGACGAGTGCCCGTCTGCGCGTCGCCGAGCAGGAGCAGGTCACGCTGCAAAAGCGGCTCGAAGCACGCGCGGCCGAGCTGGCCGGCGTCAACGAGGCGCTGCGCCAGGAGACGCAGGACAACGAGATGTTTATCTACAGCGTGTCGCACGATCTGCGTTCGCCGCTCGTGAACCTGCAGGGCTTTTCGAAGGAACTGCAGGTGTCGTGCGACGATGTGCGCGCAACGATCGATGCGGCGAAGCTGCCCGATGTCGAAGAACGGCGCCTTGCACGCGTGCTCGACGGCGATATGCGTGAGTCTCTGCAGTTTCTGCGCTCGTCGGTCACGCGCGCGGCGGCGATCATCGATGCGCTGTTGCGCATCTCGCGCGCGGGCCGGCTCGAGTATCAATGGCAGCGCGTGAGCGTGGGCCGCGTGGTCGCGCGCGCGGTCGATGCGCTGGAGACGCAGATTCACCAACGGTTCGCAACGGTCACGGTGCGCGACCTGCCGACCGCGTGGGGCGACCCGGGCGCGATCGAGCAGGTGTTCAGCAACCTGCTCAGCAATGCGCTGAATTTCCTCGATCCGGGCCGGCCGGGCCGCATCGAAGTGGGCGCGCTTCCCGCCGAACCGGAGGACGAAGCCGACCCGCAAGCGCCGACGACGCGAACCTTCTATGTGCGAGACAATGGCCTCGGCATTCCGGCCGCCTACATGCCTAAAATGTTTCGCGCATTCCAGCGGCTGCATGGCGATATCTCGAAGGGCGACGGCATCGGCCTCGCGCTCGTGCGGCGCACGGTGGAACGGCACGGCGGACGGGTCTGGGTCGAATCGGCGGAAGGGGCGGGGTCGACGTTTTTCGTCGTGCTGCCGGATCAGCCGGTGCGCACGGGGTGA